A single region of the Microtus ochrogaster isolate Prairie Vole_2 chromosome 2, MicOch1.0, whole genome shotgun sequence genome encodes:
- the Dynll1 gene encoding dynein light chain 1, cytoplasmic: protein MCDRKAVIKNADLSEEMQQDSVECATQALEKYNIEKDIAAHIKKEFDKKYNPTWHCIVGRNFGSYVTHETKHFIY from the exons ATGTGCGACCGGAAGGCGGTGATCAAAAATGCAGACCTGTCGGAAGAGATGCAACAGGACTCGGTGGAGTGCGCTACTCAGGCGTTGGAGAAGTACAACATAGAAAAGGATATTGCGGCCCATATCAAGAAG GAATTTGACAAGAAGTACAACCCCACCTGGCACTGCATTGTGGGGCGGAACTTCGGTAGTTATGTGACACATGAAACCAAACACTTCATCTAC